The Methanofastidiosum sp. genome window below encodes:
- the arcC gene encoding carbamate kinase gives METIVVALGGNAIKQADEKGTHEEQFRNVEIACEAILKLIKDGYEVVITHGNGPQSGNLMVQQDAATNIVPPMPMDAVGAMTQGQIGYMIQQTLQNMMKKEKMSIPVATVVTQVVVSKDDPDFQDPSKPVGNFFTEAEAKKIAADTGYVIDPKPGQDHIDKKMKGHVIKKVKPTGDKPYRRVVPSPDPVRPAEAEAIKKLVDSNVVVIASGGGGVPVVEDKNGMLMGIDGVIDKDKAGERLAEAVKADIFLVLTDVEVAYLNFGKPEQKAVNKMTVAEAKNYLKEGHFLAGSMGPKVLACIRFIEEAKGKKAIITSLNKAEDALKGKTGTTIVP, from the coding sequence ATCGAAACTATTGTTGTTGCACTAGGTGGAAACGCTATAAAACAAGCTGACGAAAAAGGAACTCATGAAGAGCAGTTCAGAAACGTCGAAATTGCTTGTGAAGCTATTTTAAAATTGATAAAAGATGGGTATGAAGTTGTGATTACACATGGCAATGGGCCTCAGTCAGGGAACTTAATGGTTCAGCAGGATGCTGCTACCAATATCGTCCCTCCAATGCCTATGGATGCAGTAGGCGCCATGACACAAGGACAAATAGGATACATGATACAACAAACTCTTCAAAACATGATGAAGAAGGAGAAAATGAGCATACCTGTAGCAACTGTTGTTACACAAGTAGTAGTATCAAAAGATGATCCCGATTTCCAAGATCCTTCAAAACCTGTCGGTAATTTCTTCACAGAAGCCGAAGCAAAAAAAATTGCTGCCGATACTGGATATGTAATTGATCCAAAACCAGGCCAAGATCATATTGATAAGAAGATGAAGGGCCATGTCATCAAGAAAGTTAAACCTACAGGAGATAAACCATATAGAAGGGTTGTTCCGTCACCAGACCCTGTAAGACCTGCAGAAGCTGAAGCAATCAAAAAACTTGTTGACAGCAATGTTGTTGTTATTGCATCAGGTGGCGGGGGAGTACCCGTTGTAGAGGATAAAAATGGCATGCTAATGGGAATTGATGGTGTTATTGACAAAGATAAGGCCGGAGAAAGGCTTGCTGAAGCTGTTAAAGCTGACATCTTTTTAGTCCTAACAGATGTAGAAGTTGCTTATTTGAACTTTGGAAAGCCTGAACAAAAAGCAGTTAATAAGATGACTGTTGCAGAAGCTAAGAATTACTTAAAAGAAGGCCATTTCCTAGCAGGAAGTATGGGCCCAAAGGTATTAGCTTGTATAAGATTCATTGAAGAAGCAAAGGGAAAGAAAGCCATTATTACATCTCTTAACAAAGCAGAAGATGCTTTAAAAGGAAAGACAGGAACTACCATTGTTCCTTAA
- a CDS encoding ornithine carbamoyltransferase: protein MVCPATKLAGKDMISTQEWTKEGLDTVLAIADRLKEMWACGHMPQILDRKTLFMMFYNSSLRTRNSFEVGMTQLGGHAQFLDSSNSYVPIDSLESAPGRERVKDTAQVLDRYGEGLAIRVFGKPVNMVYGAGNQMIRNFAKYCSIPVLDMDCDMYHPHQALCDLMTLREKFGPHNLKGKKFVMSWATAPSPWKPLAVAHSNIELMTRYDMDVTVAYPKEFPLDERILKNAKENAEECGRTFEIVHDMDEAFEGADVVYPKGWTSINYLPTLADPKKKADEEKILSLLKKYEDEKSWTCNADRMKKTNNAYYMHCLPADVKDGWEVTPEVIDGPRSIVIDEAENRLHVQKGVLAAVLGGRV, encoded by the coding sequence ATGGTATGTCCTGCAACTAAGTTAGCTGGAAAAGATATGATATCTACTCAAGAATGGACTAAAGAAGGACTAGATACAGTTCTCGCAATAGCTGACAGATTAAAAGAGATGTGGGCCTGTGGCCACATGCCTCAAATTCTCGATAGAAAAACTCTCTTTATGATGTTCTACAACTCCTCTCTTAGAACAAGGAACTCATTTGAAGTAGGAATGACCCAATTAGGAGGTCATGCACAGTTCTTGGACTCTTCAAACTCCTATGTTCCAATTGACTCATTAGAGTCAGCACCAGGAAGAGAAAGAGTAAAAGATACAGCCCAAGTTCTTGACAGATATGGAGAGGGATTAGCAATTAGAGTATTTGGTAAGCCAGTAAATATGGTCTATGGTGCTGGAAATCAAATGATTAGAAACTTTGCAAAATATTGTTCTATACCTGTTCTAGATATGGATTGTGATATGTACCACCCACACCAAGCATTGTGTGACCTTATGACTTTAAGAGAAAAGTTTGGCCCTCATAATTTAAAGGGTAAGAAGTTTGTCATGAGCTGGGCAACTGCCCCAAGTCCATGGAAACCTCTTGCTGTTGCACACTCTAACATTGAACTTATGACAAGATATGATATGGATGTTACCGTAGCATATCCAAAAGAATTCCCGCTTGATGAAAGAATTCTTAAAAATGCCAAAGAAAATGCTGAAGAATGTGGAAGAACTTTTGAAATTGTTCATGATATGGATGAAGCATTTGAAGGTGCAGATGTTGTATATCCAAAAGGTTGGACAAGCATAAACTATCTTCCAACATTAGCCGATCCAAAGAAGAAGGCAGATGAAGAGAAGATCCTTTCATTACTTAAGAAGTACGAAGATGAGAAATCTTGGACATGCAATGCAGATAGAATGAAGAAGACAAACAATGCATACTACATGCACTGTCTACCTGCTGATGTAAAAGATGGATGGGAAGTTACTCCTGAAGTCATCGACGGTCCAAGAAGTATCGTAATTGATGAAGCAGAGAACAGGTTGCACGTACAGAAGGGTGTTCTCGCTGCAGTATTGGGCGGAAGAGTATAA
- the pyrG gene encoding CTP synthase (glutamine hydrolyzing): MKYVVVTGGVISGLGKGVTTASIAKIIQSMGHKVTVVKIDPYVNVDAGTMSPFEHGEVFVLDDGGEVDLDLGNYERFLNIQLTKAHNITTGKVYLKVIEKERKGDYLGKTVQIIPHITDEIKTEIRNVAKGHDVTVIEVGGTVGDIESMPFLEALRQLSIEEDVVFIHVTLVPNLTVVGEPKTKPTQHSVKALREVGISPHIIVCRSVEKLNEKSKEKIALFTNVRVDHVISAPDVEDIHYIPLIFNEERIGQKILDQFKMDGKPNLTLWKSILCKDYKKDVNLAIVGKYADLHDSYLSISQAIKHASFKTCFKTQISWIEAEDFENKEISDELDKFDGVLVPGGFGSRGIEGKINVIKYARENNIPYLGICLGFQLAVIEYARNVCNLKNANTTEVCDTSHPVIDLLPEQKIISAKGGTMRLGASEILLDKGSSIHSLYNADKIYERHRHRYEVNRDYLDALLKDKRLLFTGKSPNGLMEVLEIKGHPFFLGTQFHPEFKSRVESVAPTFYGLVKAMGERK; encoded by the coding sequence ATGAAATATGTGGTAGTTACCGGAGGAGTTATTTCTGGTCTGGGAAAAGGGGTGACTACCGCCTCCATAGCAAAAATCATTCAATCGATGGGACATAAAGTTACTGTTGTAAAAATTGATCCTTATGTTAATGTTGATGCAGGGACTATGTCTCCTTTTGAGCATGGAGAAGTTTTTGTTTTAGATGATGGAGGAGAGGTAGACCTAGACCTCGGAAATTATGAAAGATTTCTAAATATTCAACTTACAAAAGCACATAATATAACAACTGGGAAAGTCTATCTTAAAGTAATTGAAAAAGAAAGAAAGGGAGATTATCTCGGCAAAACAGTACAGATTATTCCCCACATTACTGATGAAATAAAGACTGAAATAAGAAATGTTGCAAAAGGTCATGATGTGACTGTTATCGAAGTTGGGGGAACAGTAGGAGATATTGAGAGTATGCCTTTCCTTGAGGCTTTAAGACAACTTTCAATTGAAGAGGATGTAGTTTTTATTCATGTTACTCTTGTGCCAAATCTTACTGTTGTTGGGGAGCCAAAGACTAAACCAACTCAGCATTCAGTTAAAGCCTTAAGAGAAGTGGGTATAAGCCCACATATTATTGTATGTAGAAGCGTAGAAAAATTAAATGAGAAATCCAAGGAAAAAATAGCACTGTTTACAAATGTTAGAGTTGACCATGTTATTAGTGCACCTGATGTTGAGGATATACATTACATCCCACTTATTTTTAATGAAGAAAGAATAGGCCAGAAAATTTTAGATCAATTTAAGATGGATGGAAAACCAAATCTTACATTATGGAAATCTATTCTTTGTAAAGATTATAAAAAAGACGTTAATCTTGCAATTGTAGGTAAATATGCTGACCTTCATGATTCGTATCTTAGCATATCTCAGGCGATTAAACATGCTTCCTTCAAAACTTGTTTTAAAACACAAATTTCATGGATTGAGGCAGAGGATTTTGAAAATAAAGAGATATCAGACGAATTAGATAAATTTGACGGAGTCTTAGTACCTGGAGGATTCGGATCCAGGGGTATAGAAGGTAAAATAAACGTGATAAAATACGCAAGAGAGAATAATATTCCTTATTTAGGTATATGCCTTGGCTTTCAACTTGCCGTTATAGAATATGCAAGAAATGTATGCAATCTTAAAAATGCAAATACAACTGAAGTTTGTGATACATCACATCCCGTTATTGACTTACTTCCAGAACAGAAAATAATTTCAGCTAAGGGTGGAACTATGAGGCTTGGAGCTTCGGAGATTCTCCTTGACAAAGGGTCATCTATTCATTCATTATATAATGCCGATAAGATTTATGAGAGGCATAGACATAGATATGAAGTAAACAGAGATTACCTAGATGCTCTTCTTAAAGATAAGAGGCTTTTATTTACGGGTAAATCCCCAAATGGACTTATGGAAGTTCTTGAAATTAAGGGACACCCTTTCTTCTTGGGAACTCAATTCCATCCCGAATTTAAATCAAGAGTCGAATCAGTTGCCCCAACGTTTTATGGTCTTGTAAAAGCAATGGGTGAAAGAAAATGA
- a CDS encoding cupin domain-containing protein, with product MGMIVKYEKDTTTFTPNLHFDCDSRWYFKKGEPTGTMSILRSDFKKGGWADWHDHASADQAYYVIEGKVRVWMDSEDNFADLGPGDMVIFPMGRKHKLKNMTDGDLSLVAINAPAL from the coding sequence ATGGGAATGATAGTAAAATATGAAAAAGATACAACTACTTTCACTCCAAACCTTCACTTTGACTGTGACTCACGCTGGTACTTTAAAAAGGGTGAGCCAACAGGCACAATGTCCATCCTAAGATCTGATTTCAAGAAAGGAGGATGGGCCGACTGGCATGATCATGCAAGCGCAGATCAAGCATATTACGTCATAGAAGGAAAAGTAAGGGTCTGGATGGATAGTGAAGATAATTTTGCAGATTTAGGGCCCGGAGATATGGTAATATTCCCTATGGGGAGAAAACATAAATTAAAAAATATGACCGACGGGGATCTATCTCTTGTGGCAATAAATGCACCAGCTTTATAA
- a CDS encoding universal stress protein, which produces MDGEPINKILVPVDGSEMSQKAVEYTSWVASKTGAKVVLLHVVDADKLKLTYEAMDRFTPEWEDKIKGTDDVKRYSPFFEEQLKCMLDDPICRRGNNILKEMNKFAEKIGIKPKTILKLGRVADTILQVAEDEKCDHIIIGTTGLTGIKSLLMGHVTSEVVKYAPCRVTVVR; this is translated from the coding sequence ATGGATGGAGAACCTATAAATAAAATATTAGTCCCAGTTGATGGGTCAGAAATGTCTCAAAAAGCCGTAGAATATACTTCTTGGGTTGCTAGTAAAACGGGGGCTAAAGTAGTGCTGCTACATGTCGTCGATGCAGATAAATTAAAACTTACATACGAAGCGATGGATAGATTCACCCCAGAATGGGAAGACAAAATAAAGGGAACTGATGATGTTAAGAGGTACTCTCCATTTTTTGAAGAGCAACTCAAATGCATGCTTGATGATCCAATATGCAGAAGAGGGAATAATATTCTGAAGGAAATGAACAAATTTGCAGAAAAGATAGGAATCAAGCCCAAAACTATTCTAAAACTGGGTAGAGTTGCAGATACCATTTTACAAGTTGCAGAAGACGAAAAATGCGACCATATCATAATTGGCACAACAGGTTTAACTGGAATTAAAAGTCTTTTAATGGGGCATGTAACAAGTGAAGTTGTAAAATATGCTCCTTGTAGAGTAACTGTTGTCAGATAA
- the hxlB gene encoding 6-phospho-3-hexuloisomerase — MNVKSSVKNIISEISSVMEEIDENTVEEVISEILKANKIFIVGAGRSGLVGKAFAMRLMQIGLRVYVVGETITPSMEEGDLLIAISNSGETRSVCLASQIAMSIKGNIVGITSNKNSRLAKKATKSIIIDTKHRTDPNRFVQKGFHNEVPSFAPLGTLFEVSTFLFFEGLIGSLMERMNRKEEDLKKMHSVLE; from the coding sequence ATGAACGTTAAATCTTCTGTAAAGAATATTATATCCGAGATAAGTTCTGTTATGGAAGAGATTGATGAGAACACAGTAGAAGAAGTAATATCTGAAATATTAAAAGCAAATAAAATATTCATTGTTGGAGCCGGTAGAAGTGGTCTTGTTGGAAAAGCTTTTGCTATGAGGCTTATGCAGATAGGCCTTAGGGTTTATGTTGTAGGAGAAACTATAACTCCTTCAATGGAAGAGGGAGACTTACTTATTGCAATATCTAACTCCGGAGAAACAAGAAGTGTATGCTTAGCTTCACAAATAGCCATGAGCATTAAGGGAAATATAGTTGGAATCACATCTAATAAGAACTCTAGACTGGCCAAGAAAGCTACAAAATCAATAATAATAGATACAAAACATAGAACTGATCCTAATAGATTCGTCCAAAAAGGATTTCACAATGAAGTCCCTTCATTTGCCCCACTAGGTACGCTATTTGAAGTGTCTACTTTCCTATTCTTTGAAGGATTAATAGGGTCACTAATGGAAAGGATGAATAGAAAAGAAGAAGATCTCAAAAAAATGCATTCCGTCCTTGAATAA
- a CDS encoding DUF1622 domain-containing protein has product MFVIVVEYIAWAIGLIGILVIVYGSLVSSIKFLRIEKKRMNGFISLKDTDILRLTLGTYLLLGLEFLIAADIIRTILKPSLEEVGILGAIVAIRTVINYFLDIEIEEVQRHQSENANIKV; this is encoded by the coding sequence ATGTTTGTTATTGTAGTTGAATATATTGCTTGGGCAATTGGGTTAATTGGTATACTTGTAATTGTTTATGGTAGTTTAGTTTCATCGATTAAATTTCTTAGAATTGAGAAAAAAAGAATGAACGGGTTCATTTCTTTAAAAGATACGGATATACTCAGGTTAACACTTGGAACCTATCTACTACTTGGATTGGAATTTCTTATAGCTGCAGATATAATTAGAACAATTCTCAAGCCAAGTTTAGAAGAAGTTGGAATATTGGGGGCAATAGTTGCCATCAGAACTGTAATTAATTACTTTTTAGACATTGAAATAGAAGAAGTTCAACGCCACCAATCTGAAAATGCAAATATAAAAGTATAA